TCACCGAAGTAGTAAAAATCGGGCTGTTCCAGGATGCGAATGGCTTCATAGATTTCCTCGGCAAACAGGGTCGCCAGACCAGCGTCCAGCCCCGGCCCCAGATAGGGCATGTAAAATTTCTCCGCCGGTACGGGGGGCAACAGCTCTTTGCACCGCTTCATGACCGGAAGGGCATCTTTGAGGGTTTTGATTTCGATTCCCATCAAGGAATAAATGATGGGAAGATAATACGCCGTGTTAGGATAAGAGATCTCTTGATTTTCACCATATTTTTGGACCGCTTCGTCTAACTTGGCAGCGCACTTGTCAACGATCTTGTGAGCACCTCGGATAGCTGCAGATAGAATGAACTTCGACACAGCCTAATCCTCCTTTCCTCTTCATAAGGAAGTTTTGATTATCAGACTCCCTGGCCAACAATAGCCAGGAAAGGCCTCTTGGGGCGACCCGATGAGGTCGCCCTTACACTTAATATTAAACGGTTTATTCTTCGCCCGCGGCTGCGGCTTTCTCTTCCATTTCGCGGCGCATGGCCATATCGTAGAGCACCCGCTCCCGAGCCTTGTCGATGCCCAGGGCCTTACGTTTCTTGTCGATGTGGGCGATCATCTTCTGGGCCGCGGCAATCGGATCGGGATCGAAGTCCCACATGCCGCCCAGTTCTTCCTCCAGGCCCTTGAACAAGTAGTCGCACATAAGTTCCGACCCGGTAGTAGGGAAGGTGACCCCAAAGATGGTATAAACCCCAGAGGACACAAAGTAATGGCCGATGGAGATGGCCTTTTCACTCATCCACTCGGGGGCCGCGCCTGCCACGGGCAGATCACTGATGTCGGTTCCCAAACCACCGGCCTTGACACAGGCGGTGGCCGCCATCAGAATGCGGGCGTTGTCCACGCAGGAACCCATGTGCAACACCGGCGGGATACCCACTGTTTCACAGACTTCCGCTAACCCGACGCCGCAATATTTAACCGCCGCTTCCGGAGTTAACAGTCCCTCTTTGGCGCAGGCAATGGCATTGCAGCCGGTTGTCAAGACAATAACATCATTTTTGATCAGTTCCTTGACCATGGTCAGATGGGCATTGTCATGCATCTGGCGCACGTTGTTGCAGCCTACCACCCCGGCTACACCCCGGATGCGGCCGCCAATGACATTATCATTGAGGGTGTAATAGGTGCCCCGGATCGACCCGCCCAGCAGGTAGCGGATGGTTTCGTAACTGAAGCCCACCACACACGGATATTTAATGTCGGGTATAATCACCGGGGCCCGCCGGTTGGGGAAGTTGTCAATCGCCTCCCGCACCACTTGGCGGGCAATCTCCGGGGCGTGGTGATCGTCAAAGGGGATGTACATGGTTTCCTCTTCGATGCGGCCCCGTTCATCGGTAGTGATCAGCTTGGTATGGAAGCATTTGACTAGTGGGCCCAGGGATTGGAACTGGCACTGCACATCCACCACCATGGCGTCCACCGCGCCGGTGATAATCGCTAATTCTTGCCCCAAGAAGTTAGCCGCCACCGGGATGCCGTGGCGCATCAGGATCTCATTGGCCGAACAGCAAATGCCGGCCAACTGGATGCCCTTAGCGCCCTTACTTTTGGCATATTCCAGCAACTCGGGATCCTGACTGGCGACGTTGATCATCTCCGGCAGCAGCGGCTCATGGCCGTGGATAATAATGTTGACATGATCCTCTTTCAGCACTCCCAGGTTGCTGTCCCCCAATACCGGCACCGGGCAACCGAACAGGATGTCCTGAAGGTCGGTGGCCAGCATGGATCCGCCCCAACCATCGGAAATGGCGCAACGGGTGCACTGGTGGATGATGTTTTTGTAATCCTGGTCCACCCCCATGTGGGTACGGTGCATGATTTCAACAATTTCCCGGTCTAGGCCGCGGGGCATGACCCCTAGTTCGCGCCATCGTTCAATCCGCTTTTTGGGAGGGCGTTTGCTGGGGAAGACCAGTTCCCCACTTTGCTGGCCAAATTCCGCCAGCACTTTGTCGGCCAGTTCCTGGGCGATTTCCTCTTTGGGGCGTGGTTTCTTCTCGTCGCCTTCACCGACGGTAAGTGGCACATCATAATCACGGGCTACCTGCCTTAATTTGGCGACGTCCTTAAGCTCATAGCCCGGGGCCCGGCCGTGGGCGACTTCTTTGAACAGATGCGCCACCCCCCGAGCATGATCCGTGTGGGCCGCGGATCCGGCGCACACCATGCGGGCGAAATTACGGGCGATGATAGTCTCGGCGGTGGCCCCGCATAAGCCCATGCGGGCTTTCTTCTCCGCGGGTTCTTCTTCACCCTTTTTCTTTTTGGGCATCGGCACCCGGCAGGGACCCTGCGAGCAGATGCGGCAACAGGAGCCCTCAGCGCCGATCGGACAGGGCTTCATTTTGTCGGCCCGATCCCAGATGGTCTCGATCCCCTCGGCCTGGGCTTTTTTCAACATTTCTTGTTCGGCCGGATCTACGGTCCGAGATTCAACTTTTACAACCTCTTCAGCCATGGAATTCCTCCTTAATAACTCACCGGGTTACCTTCATGGCCCCGTTGTTGGTAGGTAGCCGGTTTAAGGTCTCCATGTCTACTCACCATCATAGACACTGCCTTCCGGCTCTATGATTTGTTGGTTACCAGATCTGTAATATTTATATAGATTATAAAAGGCCGATTTTGTCATCGGCCTGGACGGTGTTTACCCCGTTAGTTCTTCAATTATCCCCTTGGCAAGTTTAGCTGCTTCGGGATGGCGCATAATCAGCAGGTCTGATCCGGCCAGCAACAACGATACCGCGGTCACCGCCTCCATCAGGATGCCCCGGGTGATCTGATCACCTAACTCTGGCGCCTCTTCATTGCCCAGCTTGCACTCTTTGACCTTCCAGACTTCCTGGCCGATATAATTCACAATAGGAAGTTGCAGTTTCTCGTCTTCCTGAGTAAGGGCTGCCATCCGGTCACGCTCCATCACCGAATAACTATACTCCATGCCATAACCCAGGCCGCCGGTAGTGGGATCGACCAGAATTCTACTATCCGGCACCCCCAGATTACCTAAAAGGATGTTCAACTGTTTGGCTAAATTGACGTCGATCGGGGTGTTGGCGACTACAGTGTGCTGGTAGCCTAGAGCTGCAGCACCGATCTTCTTGTAATTCTTATCTTGCACCGGCCCCAAAATAACATTATGACCTTGGCAAGCCTCGGCTACCGCGGCCAGGACCTCGGCGTCCTTTTCCATTGCCGAAGTGCCATAGACGATCAGAGGGACATCAATGGCCTCCGCCACCTTTTTGGCGGTCTGGGCCGCCGACTCCGGGGAAGCATCATCACCGTTCGGATCAGTGCTGGCCAAGATCAATGCAATGGCTTCGGCGCCAAAATCATTAACGCATTTTTGGGCCCAGGCGACTGGATCATTTAAAACATCCTTATAAACCTCCAAGACCGGCGCGGCCCAATCTTCCCCGGGGTTCTTATCCCAAACTTCGAGAGCGATCCGGGGCTTATTGGGCATTACGCCTTCAAATAAATAAAACGGGTACGACGTTTCCCCTCCCAGGGTTATGGCTTTGTCACCTTTGCCAATAGTTACCGGTTTAATCGCACCGGAATATGGTTGTTTTGGAATTTCAAAGGCCAATGTCAAATCCTCCTTTATGTCGATGGGTTAACATACCCTTCTCTTGCTCGGCCTAATGAGTTAGGGTTTTTGTGAAAATAATTATTATCTGGGGTTAAAATATCGCTATTTACTTAAAGCTGTCAAGAAAAAAATTATTATCCTGGCTAGTGGTTAGACTAATAATTTGTGAGGAGCTCAGGACATTACCAGAATTGGCTTTTTATCCCCATTTTGAGAGATTTAGGCGGGACGGGAATAGGGGGATGGGTTCCGGCGCTTGACAAATCCACGTTCCGGTATGTTAACCTATAATCTTACTTGCCAGTATTTCCCAGAGGGGTTATGATTATTTTGGGTATTACATGGCCCATAAACCTAATTCACCCTGATTCGATCTAGCATGAAAGTCTTGCTCATACAACCTTCCCGGTTTCGGAATCATGGCAGGTTAGACAGGCGCAAAAAACGCTGGCTGCTGGGCATGACCCTGCCCTATCTGGCCGGCTTGATCCCGCCCGATATTAAGGTTCAAATCAAAGACGATCTTTTAGAGGAGATTACCTTTAAAGAAGACTGTGATCTGGTGGCGATCTCCTTTATGTCCCACCAGGCACCGCGGGCCTATCAACTGGCGACCGGTTTCCGCCAACGTGGAAAAAAGGTGGTGATGGGCGGCTTTCATGTAACTCTGGCCCCGGAGGAGAGCCAACAATATGCCGATGCTCTGGTTTTAGGTGAGGCGGAGGAGACCTGGCCCCAACTTCTGCGAGATTTCCAGGCTGGCCGGATGCAACCCCGCTACCAAGCCGAGCAACTCTCTGATTTGCAAAATCTTCCGGTGCCGCGCTATGAACTTTTGGATTTGAAGAGATATAAACTGCTGAATATCCCGGCCCAAACCACCCGGGGTTGCCCTTATGCCTGCAATTACTGCGAAGTCACTCAGGTCTATGGCGGCAAATTCCGGCACCGTCCGGTGGATCAGGTTCTGCATGAAATCAAGGAAATCCAGCGCCTGACCGGAAGTAAATTTATCTATTTCGTCGATGACAATTTCGTTGCCAATCGCGGCCATGCCATGGAAATCATGGAAAAGATCATCCCCCTGGGGTTGACCTACGGTTGTCTGGCCACCATCAATATCGGCAATGACCTGGAGTTACTGGCTCTGATGCGACGCAGCGGCTGCCTTCACGTCAATATCGGCATGGAGACCATCAGTCCGGAAAGCATTCAGGCCATAAATAAAAAACAGAATAAAATAAAAGATTACGAACGCCAGTTCAAGGCTCTCCAGCAGCATGGCATCGGCTATTCGGTCAATGTCATGTTTGGTTTGGATGGGGATCATCCTTCGATTTTTGACAGCACCGTGGATTTCCTCATTCGCGTCCAGGCCCCGGTGTCCTTTATGTTTATTCTGGCCCCCCGGGTGGGGACCAAAATCCGCGAGCAGCTGCAACAGCAAGGGCGGATCATGGATAATGATTGGACCCATTATTGCGGTTTCAAGGTGGTTTATCATCCCAAATATATGACCGCGCAGCAGCTGCAAGAGGAATATTGGCGGGCCAACCGGCGGTTTTATTCCTTCGGTTCGATTCTGAAGCGGCTGGTCTGGCCGCCGCGGTTATATAATCTACATATGCTGCCCTTTAATCTGATCTTCGCCTGGTGTGTGCGGCACCGGGTTCAGCCGTTGGACTATTTTTAAGCGGTTAAGATAAATGCCAGTCTCGCAATTTGTCCATTTGCATGTGCACACGGCCTATAGCCTGTTGGATGGGGCAATTCGTTTGGATGACCTTTTTCGGCGGGTCCAGGAATTCGAGATGCCGGCCGTGGCCATCACCGATCACGGCAACCTGTTCGGCGCCCTGGAATTTTACCAAAAGGCCAGAAAGGCTGGCATCAAACCGATCATTGGCTGCGAACTCTACGTGGCGCCTCGCAGTCGGCTGGAGAAAAGCGGCAAAGGCAAGGCGGAAAATTATCACCTGGTCGTGCTGGCCGAAAACGAAACCGGTTATCATAACCTGCTCAAGCTGGTGACCCAGTCGCATCTGGAGGGCTTTTACTACAAGCCCCGGGTAGATAAGGAATTATTGGGCGACCTTCAGGAAGGACTCATTGCCCTGAGTGCCTGTTTACATGGCGAGGTGGCCAGCCACCTGCTGGCCGATGACGTTGAGAATGCCCGCCGCGCCGCGCAGGAATATGCCGACATCTTTCCCGGACGGTTTTATTTAGAGGTCCAGGCCAATGATCTTCCCGAGCAGTCCAAGGTCAACGCCGCGCTGCTGGAACTGGCCCCAAAGTGGGGGCTGCCGGTAGTGGCCACCAACGATTGTCATTATTTAAGACCGGAGGATAGCCGGGCCCATGATGTGTTGTTGTGCATTCAAACCGGCAAGACAGTAAATTCCCCGCAACGGATGCGCTTCCGCACCGAGCAGTTATATTTTAAAAGTCCGCGGGAGATGACCCAGGCCTTTCCCCATCGGCCTGATATACTGGCGGCCAGCGGCGAAATTGCCGCCCGCTGCTCCCTGGAGCTATTCCTGGGGGAACTCCACTTCCCGATCTTTCCTCTGGATAACGGGCAGACTATGGAAGAACGCCTGCACTCCGAGGCCTGGAAGGGACTTGAGGCCCGGTTTAAGGTCATGGCGGCCAAACATGAGCTGTCTGACCAAAAGGCCGCTGAATACCGGGCCCGCTTGCAGACTGAGCTGGACTTGCTCTGCCAGATGGGGCTGGCCGGTTACTTTCTGGTGGTGGCCGATTTTATTCAATACGCCCGGAAGCGTCAGATTCCGGTAGGGCCTGGTCGGGGTTCAGCGGCTGGCAGCCTGGTGGCCTATGTCCTGGGCATAACCGACCTGGACCCGATCACTTATGGCCTGCTGTTCGAGCGTTTCCTCAACCCGGAACGGAAAAGCATGCCGGATATTGACGTGGATTTCTGTTATGAACGGCGGGGGGAAATCATCGAGTATGTGACCCGGAAATATGGCAAAGATCTTGTGGCCCAGATTACCACCTTTGGGAGCATGAAAACCCGGCAGGTCATCAGGGATGTGGGCCGGGCCTTGGAAGTACCTTATGCCGAGGTCGATAAGATCGCCAAGCTGGTGCCGGAGCAGCTTAAAATCACTCTGGCGACCGCATTGCAAAAAGAGGCACGGCTCAAAGAGTTATACGATAATAACGACACCGTTCGGGAGATTTTGACTATTGCCGCGGCGCTCGAAGGTCTGCCCCGCCACGCCTCCACCCATGCCGCCGGAGTGGTCATCGCCGACCGGCCCCTATGGGACTATCTGCCGTTATATAAGGGCAGCCGGGGTGAACTGGTAACCCAGTTCGACATGAAAGGGGTGGAAAAGGTCGGGCTGATCAAATTTGACTTTCTGGGACTGCGCACTCTGACCGTGCTGGAGACCGCGGCCCGGCTGATTCGTCAGAATTATCAGCCCCGGTTCGATCTCCGGGAATTGCCTCTGGATGACCACCTAACTTTTAGCCTGTTGCAGTCGGGGAACACCGCCGGGGTCTTTCAACTGGAAAGTCCAGGGATGCGGGACGTGCTGATCCGCCTCAAACCTAACTGTCTGGAGGACCTAATTGCCCTGGTTGCCCTGTATCGTCCGGGACCGCTGGAAAGCGGCATGGTGGACGATTTTATCCGCCGTAAACACGGGGAACGGCCGGTGCTTTATCTCTTGCCGGAACTGGAGCCGATCCTTAAGGAGACCTATGGCATCATCCTTTACCAGGAGCAGGTCATGCAAATCGCCGCCCTGATCTCCGGTTATTCCCTGGGGGAAGCGGATATCTTGCGGCGGGCCATGGGCAAAAAAGAACCGGCGGTGATGGCCGCCCAACGCCAGCGCTTCTGCGACGGCGCGGTTCAGCAGGGTTTTCCGGCCGACAAGGCGGAAACCTTGTTTAATCTTATCGAAAAATTCGCCGGTTATGGCTTTAATAAATCCCATAGCGCGGCTTATGCCCTAATCTCTTATCAGACCGCCTATGTCAAGGCGCACTATCCCCTCGAATTTTTGGCCGCCCTGTTTACCAGCGAAATCAATAATACCACCACCCTGACCAAACACATTCAGGAGGCCCGGGACCAGGGAGTGATTCTTTTGCCTCCCGACCTCAATCGCAGCGAGCGTGATTTTGTGGTCGAAAACGGTCAGATCCGCTTTGGCCTGGCCGGAGTCAAAAACGTTGGCGAAAATGCCATCCGGGCCATTTTAGAGGCTCGGAAAAAAGGGCCGTTTACCTCTTTTCAGAATTTTTTGGCCCGGGTCAGTCAAAAGCGGGTCAACAAAAAAGTCCTGGAGGCCCTGATTCAGAGCGGCGCAGTGGATTCCCTACAACCCAACCGGGCCCGCCTGTTTCAAGGGCTGGAATCGATTCTGGAGCGGGTGCAGGCCTATCAAAAGATCAGGGCCACCAAACAGATGGACATGTTTGGCGGCCTGACTGATGATGCGGCGGAATCCGAGGATTGGCTGCCAATGGTGCCGGACTGGGACGAAGCCGAGAAGCTGAGCCGGGAAAAAGCCGCTCTGGGAGTCTATCTGTCCGGACATCCGCTGGCCAAATATCGCCGGGAACTCCAGGCCCTGGCCGATCTGAGCATCAATGGCCTGGAGGAATGGGCCGGGAACGGTTCCGTGGCCCTCGGAGGCCTGGTCACGGCCCTCAAGGAGACCGTCACTAAAAAGGGCGACCGCATGGCCTTTGTGACCCTGGAAGATCTGGAAGGCTCCGTCGAAGTAGTGGTCTTCAGCGATCTTTATGCCAGGGTCGAGTCTTTACTAAAAGAACCGGCCCTGCCGCTCCTAGTCAGAGGCTCGGTCAGCCAGGAAGAGAAAGGTCCCAAACTGATCGCCCAGGAAATTTCCTCCCTGGCCGCGGCAGGAGCCCATCTGCCGCCGCGCCTTGATTTCCGCCTGCACGCCGCCAGCCTGGAGCGCGAGGATTTGCTGCGCCTGCGCGACCTCTTAACCCGTTATCCGGGCCCGATCCCGGCCTTTCTGCATCTGGTGATCAACAACAGCCCAGAAGAGATCCTGGCGCTGCCTGAGGCCTTCCATCTCAAACCCTGCCGCTCTCTGGCCGACGAAGTCAACCGCCTGTTCGGGTACACGGTCTTGGACTTTTGAACAGTTACTTTGAAAATTGATTCGCCTTAAGAAATGCTTTAACATGGTTGAAAGCACCAAACTCATCTTCGACAGCAAGAAAAAAACCGTATTGCGATAACAAAAACTTAAATAGTACGAAAATGTTTTCGGCACTACAAGGTTTCCGGGTTGAGGGGTTTAACCTGTCAAGCGCAGGAACCAAGGGCTGTCCAGTTCGATAAGGACAGATTGCACCAGGATCAGGTCCCGCACCAGGTCCGCCAGGAAACCTTAATTTCGCGCTCTTCCAGGCGTTGTTGCAGGTCCACCTCCAGGCGCAAGGCCAGGAAGCTGGCCACAATGTGACCGATGCAGGTATCATCCCGCTGATGATAGATAGGGCGGACTTCCAGGGTGGATTTCTGCTCCCGGAAAGTGCGCTCCACTCGCCACAGGCTCTTATAAGTCTTAGCCACCTCCTCGGCGGGCAGGTTAGTGTTGGTAGTCAGGACGAACTTGCCGTCCAGGCGGGCAGGCCGCTTCATGGCCTCGTCGTCAATGGCCACACTCCCCTTGGCCACCTTGAGAAAGCGGGCATAGCCCCGGTTGCCGATAACCGCTTTGGCACCCTATTTTTCCCACGGGCGACCAAAGACCAAGGTCGGTCCCCCCGGTTTCGCCGTCCGGGCGGCAAGCCCCGCGTTGCGCACCGCTTCCACCACCCGCAGGTTCTCGCTGAATTTAGCCAGACCGTGCAGCAGGCCGTCCAGCGCCCCCGAGGCGATCAGCCGGTCGCGGCGGCCCAGGCTGGCAAGCACCTGTTGGCGAACCCGGCCCCCTTCCCGGTAAGAGCGGGCAACCGGCAGATATTCATAGGCA
The window above is part of the Deltaproteobacteria bacterium genome. Proteins encoded here:
- a CDS encoding transposase is translated as MAIDDEAMKRPARLDGKFVLTTNTNLPAEEVAKTYKSLWRVERTFREQKSTLEVRPIYHQRDDTCIGHIVASFLALRLEVDLQQRLEEREIKVSWRTWCGT
- a CDS encoding acetyl-CoA decarbonylase/synthase complex subunit delta; this translates as MAFEIPKQPYSGAIKPVTIGKGDKAITLGGETSYPFYLFEGVMPNKPRIALEVWDKNPGEDWAAPVLEVYKDVLNDPVAWAQKCVNDFGAEAIALILASTDPNGDDASPESAAQTAKKVAEAIDVPLIVYGTSAMEKDAEVLAAVAEACQGHNVILGPVQDKNYKKIGAAALGYQHTVVANTPIDVNLAKQLNILLGNLGVPDSRILVDPTTGGLGYGMEYSYSVMERDRMAALTQEDEKLQLPIVNYIGQEVWKVKECKLGNEEAPELGDQITRGILMEAVTAVSLLLAGSDLLIMRHPEAAKLAKGIIEELTG
- the cooS gene encoding anaerobic carbon-monoxide dehydrogenase catalytic subunit, with product MAEEVVKVESRTVDPAEQEMLKKAQAEGIETIWDRADKMKPCPIGAEGSCCRICSQGPCRVPMPKKKKGEEEPAEKKARMGLCGATAETIIARNFARMVCAGSAAHTDHARGVAHLFKEVAHGRAPGYELKDVAKLRQVARDYDVPLTVGEGDEKKPRPKEEIAQELADKVLAEFGQQSGELVFPSKRPPKKRIERWRELGVMPRGLDREIVEIMHRTHMGVDQDYKNIIHQCTRCAISDGWGGSMLATDLQDILFGCPVPVLGDSNLGVLKEDHVNIIIHGHEPLLPEMINVASQDPELLEYAKSKGAKGIQLAGICCSANEILMRHGIPVAANFLGQELAIITGAVDAMVVDVQCQFQSLGPLVKCFHTKLITTDERGRIEEETMYIPFDDHHAPEIARQVVREAIDNFPNRRAPVIIPDIKYPCVVGFSYETIRYLLGGSIRGTYYTLNDNVIGGRIRGVAGVVGCNNVRQMHDNAHLTMVKELIKNDVIVLTTGCNAIACAKEGLLTPEAAVKYCGVGLAEVCETVGIPPVLHMGSCVDNARILMAATACVKAGGLGTDISDLPVAGAAPEWMSEKAISIGHYFVSSGVYTIFGVTFPTTGSELMCDYLFKGLEEELGGMWDFDPDPIAAAQKMIAHIDKKRKALGIDKARERVLYDMAMRREMEEKAAAAGEE
- the dnaE gene encoding DNA polymerase III subunit alpha, which codes for MPVSQFVHLHVHTAYSLLDGAIRLDDLFRRVQEFEMPAVAITDHGNLFGALEFYQKARKAGIKPIIGCELYVAPRSRLEKSGKGKAENYHLVVLAENETGYHNLLKLVTQSHLEGFYYKPRVDKELLGDLQEGLIALSACLHGEVASHLLADDVENARRAAQEYADIFPGRFYLEVQANDLPEQSKVNAALLELAPKWGLPVVATNDCHYLRPEDSRAHDVLLCIQTGKTVNSPQRMRFRTEQLYFKSPREMTQAFPHRPDILAASGEIAARCSLELFLGELHFPIFPLDNGQTMEERLHSEAWKGLEARFKVMAAKHELSDQKAAEYRARLQTELDLLCQMGLAGYFLVVADFIQYARKRQIPVGPGRGSAAGSLVAYVLGITDLDPITYGLLFERFLNPERKSMPDIDVDFCYERRGEIIEYVTRKYGKDLVAQITTFGSMKTRQVIRDVGRALEVPYAEVDKIAKLVPEQLKITLATALQKEARLKELYDNNDTVREILTIAAALEGLPRHASTHAAGVVIADRPLWDYLPLYKGSRGELVTQFDMKGVEKVGLIKFDFLGLRTLTVLETAARLIRQNYQPRFDLRELPLDDHLTFSLLQSGNTAGVFQLESPGMRDVLIRLKPNCLEDLIALVALYRPGPLESGMVDDFIRRKHGERPVLYLLPELEPILKETYGIILYQEQVMQIAALISGYSLGEADILRRAMGKKEPAVMAAQRQRFCDGAVQQGFPADKAETLFNLIEKFAGYGFNKSHSAAYALISYQTAYVKAHYPLEFLAALFTSEINNTTTLTKHIQEARDQGVILLPPDLNRSERDFVVENGQIRFGLAGVKNVGENAIRAILEARKKGPFTSFQNFLARVSQKRVNKKVLEALIQSGAVDSLQPNRARLFQGLESILERVQAYQKIRATKQMDMFGGLTDDAAESEDWLPMVPDWDEAEKLSREKAALGVYLSGHPLAKYRRELQALADLSINGLEEWAGNGSVALGGLVTALKETVTKKGDRMAFVTLEDLEGSVEVVVFSDLYARVESLLKEPALPLLVRGSVSQEEKGPKLIAQEISSLAAAGAHLPPRLDFRLHAASLEREDLLRLRDLLTRYPGPIPAFLHLVINNSPEEILALPEAFHLKPCRSLADEVNRLFGYTVLDF
- a CDS encoding B12-binding domain-containing radical SAM protein, which produces MKVLLIQPSRFRNHGRLDRRKKRWLLGMTLPYLAGLIPPDIKVQIKDDLLEEITFKEDCDLVAISFMSHQAPRAYQLATGFRQRGKKVVMGGFHVTLAPEESQQYADALVLGEAEETWPQLLRDFQAGRMQPRYQAEQLSDLQNLPVPRYELLDLKRYKLLNIPAQTTRGCPYACNYCEVTQVYGGKFRHRPVDQVLHEIKEIQRLTGSKFIYFVDDNFVANRGHAMEIMEKIIPLGLTYGCLATINIGNDLELLALMRRSGCLHVNIGMETISPESIQAINKKQNKIKDYERQFKALQQHGIGYSVNVMFGLDGDHPSIFDSTVDFLIRVQAPVSFMFILAPRVGTKIREQLQQQGRIMDNDWTHYCGFKVVYHPKYMTAQQLQEEYWRANRRFYSFGSILKRLVWPPRLYNLHMLPFNLIFAWCVRHRVQPLDYF